Part of the Immundisolibacter sp. genome is shown below.
GCCTCCGGCCCCATCAATTCCAGGCCGAAATTGGCCATCTCCTGCGACATACGGGCGAATTCCATCTTGACGATGGAGCCCTCGGGCCCGGGGATTCCACCCTGCGATACGGTGGTCAGCACGCGGTAGCTCATATGTGTCAGCGCCTTGGCGCGCACGGCAAACGCGGCAAGGCGTTGGCGGACCGCGCCGTCTTGCAGCGCCGATCGACCGTTGCGCTCGCATTTCGCGGCCAGTTCCAACAGATGGCGTAACTGCGGGCCACCGAAGGCGCCGGACGAACCCCAGGCACCCACAAAGAAACGTTCGTACATCAGCGTGGTAAGGGCAACCCGCCAGCCGTCGTTGACCGCGCCGACGCGGTCGGCATCGGCCACCCGCAGGTCCTCGAAACGCACATGGCTGAAGTGCGAACCTCCGTTCGGGTGACGCACATCCAGCACGCTGACGCCCGGGGCACGCATATCCACTACAAAGCAGGTGAGGCCCTTGTGTTTGGGACCGTCCGGATCCGTGCGGGTGACCAGAAAGCCAAAATCGGCATACGCGCCGTCGGATATCCAGATTTTCTCGCCACGGATGCGCCAGGCGTCGCCTTCGCGCGTGGCAGCGCAGGCCAGTGCCGCGAAATCCGATCCGGCGCCTGGCTCACTGAACAGCTGGCACCAGGCGTACTCGCCGCGCAGGGTCGGCGGCAGCCAGCGCTGTTTTTGCTCCGGTGTTCCATGCGACAGCAGGGTGTAGCCCACGTGCCCCTGTCCCATCAGCAGCACCGCCGGGGGCGTCACCACGCGGCGCTCCTCCTGGTTCCAGATGATCTGCTGCATGATCGTGCCACCACGACCGCCGTACTCCGGTGGCCAGAACACGCCTGCCCAGCCAGCATCGAACTTGCGCCGCTGCCAGGCGCGGGCGGCCTGCATCTGCTCGGCACTTGGCCAGTGTTCGAACACACCGGGCTCGACCTGGGCCGGATCGCGCGGCGTGGCGTTGGCGGTCAACCAGGCGCGCGCCTGATCACGAAACGCGGCTTCTTCGGGGCTGTCTCGAAAATCCATGTTTTGCTTCCCGGAAATGTCCCATCAACCCGGTCGGTTCTGCGGCACACGGATGGGCCACCGTCTTCAGACCCGGGCAAGGCGTCAAGGATGAAGGAGTTCGAAAATCACACGCGTCGGGCTCCGTGGCCTGAGAAGTCCAGGATGGACCGATTCAGGCCTCGATCAAAGACTTGCCAGCAGCACGGGCGAGTCGACCAGGCCCTCACGCCATACGGCGGCGCTGCCCAGCGCTGCCTCCAGCGCGCGGGCGCGGCGCAGGTGCAGGTGCGCCTCACAGGCCCAGGTAAAACCAACACCACCATGGATGTGCAAGCACTCCTGCGCTGCTGTCAGATACGTGTCAGTTGCGCTGGCGCGCGCCAGTGCCGCAGCCAGACTCAAGCTTGTCGGGTCAGCATCGGTCAGCGCAGAGGCGCCGTAATAGGCATTGGCGCGGGCCAGTTCGATCTCGACGTGCAGCGCCGCGAGTTTGTGCTTGACTGCCTGAAAGGCGCCGATCGGCTGACCGAAGGCGTAGCGCTCCTTGGCATAGGCGACTGCCAGATCCAGACAGCGCTGCGCACCACCGAGTTGCTCGAAAGCAGTGAGAATGGCGGCCCGCGCCCGCAAGCCGTCGGCGGGGCCAAGCGGATGCGCCAGGGCGCTATCGAT
Proteins encoded:
- a CDS encoding acyl-CoA dehydrogenase family protein, translated to MDFRDSPEEAAFRDQARAWLTANATPRDPAQVEPGVFEHWPSAEQMQAARAWQRRKFDAGWAGVFWPPEYGGRGGTIMQQIIWNQEERRVVTPPAVLLMGQGHVGYTLLSHGTPEQKQRWLPPTLRGEYAWCQLFSEPGAGSDFAALACAATREGDAWRIRGEKIWISDGAYADFGFLVTRTDPDGPKHKGLTCFVVDMRAPGVSVLDVRHPNGGSHFSHVRFEDLRVADADRVGAVNDGWRVALTTLMYERFFVGAWGSSGAFGGPQLRHLLELAAKCERNGRSALQDGAVRQRLAAFAVRAKALTHMSYRVLTTVSQGGIPGPEGSIVKMEFARMSQEMANFGLELMGPEAMLAGTDAPWDGVFQAALLENPCMRIAGGTDEIQRTIIGERLLGLPQEQPPPKGLPFRDMPRGGGWRSPLGDDAPRRSGAF